In Thauera sedimentorum, a single genomic region encodes these proteins:
- a CDS encoding MFS transporter, translating into MNTRDHRLGANAPQNAASRWAMASLSLSMLLSSLGTSIANVALPTLAQSFDASFQAVQWVVLAYLLAITSTIVGVGRLGDVIGRRRLLLVGLAVFTAASVLCSAAPGLGWLIAARALQGVGAAIMMALTMALVGEAIPKERTGRAMGLLGTLSAVGTALGPTLGGLLIELGGWQAIFLIKLPLGVATLVLALRALPPDARPGGDARPPFDKAGVVVLAMTLAAYALAMTLGKGRFGILNAALLLAAIVGGALFLRVEARAQAPLVRPGLFRQGALGAGFAMSALVTAVVMATLVVGPFYLASAFALDAARVGLVMSAGPLVAALSGMPAGRLVDRLGAQRMTVAGLGAMALGAFALPALSASVGLPGYVGSLAVITSGYALFQAANNTAVMTRSSADQRGLVSGLLNLSRNLGLITGASFMGAVFAAGAGESDFTSLAPQAATAGLMAAFTVAGCFVLAALLLAVRSVVATRRAEQLRAE; encoded by the coding sequence ATGAACACGCGCGATCATCGGCTCGGCGCAAACGCGCCGCAGAATGCCGCCTCGCGCTGGGCGATGGCCAGCCTGTCGCTGTCCATGTTGCTGTCCTCGCTGGGCACCAGCATCGCCAACGTGGCTCTGCCGACGCTGGCGCAGTCCTTCGATGCGTCCTTCCAGGCGGTCCAGTGGGTGGTGCTGGCCTATCTGCTCGCCATCACCAGCACGATCGTCGGCGTCGGCCGCCTGGGCGATGTCATCGGCCGGCGCCGACTGCTGCTCGTCGGCCTCGCCGTGTTTACCGCGGCCTCCGTACTGTGCAGCGCAGCGCCCGGCCTGGGGTGGCTGATCGCGGCGCGCGCGCTCCAGGGCGTGGGGGCGGCCATCATGATGGCGCTCACCATGGCGCTGGTGGGCGAGGCCATACCCAAGGAGCGCACCGGCCGCGCCATGGGCCTGCTGGGCACCCTGTCCGCGGTGGGCACGGCGCTGGGGCCGACGCTGGGCGGCCTGCTCATCGAGCTGGGCGGCTGGCAGGCCATCTTCCTGATCAAGCTCCCGCTCGGCGTGGCGACGCTGGTCCTGGCGTTGCGCGCCCTGCCGCCCGATGCTCGCCCGGGCGGGGACGCACGCCCACCATTCGACAAGGCCGGGGTAGTCGTCCTGGCGATGACGCTCGCGGCCTATGCGCTGGCGATGACGCTCGGCAAGGGACGTTTCGGCATCCTCAATGCCGCGCTGCTGCTTGCGGCCATCGTCGGCGGCGCCCTGTTCCTGCGGGTCGAAGCGCGGGCGCAGGCGCCGCTCGTGCGGCCGGGCCTGTTTCGCCAGGGTGCGCTTGGCGCCGGGTTCGCGATGAGCGCCCTGGTCACCGCCGTGGTCATGGCGACGCTGGTCGTGGGGCCCTTCTACCTCGCCAGCGCCTTCGCCCTGGATGCGGCGCGGGTGGGCCTGGTGATGTCGGCCGGCCCGCTGGTGGCCGCGCTCTCGGGCATGCCCGCCGGACGACTGGTGGATCGCCTGGGCGCACAACGGATGACCGTCGCCGGCCTGGGGGCGATGGCACTGGGTGCTTTCGCGCTGCCCGCGCTGTCCGCCAGCGTGGGGCTGCCGGGCTATGTCGGCTCGCTGGCCGTCATCACCTCCGGCTATGCGCTGTTCCAGGCGGCGAACAACACCGCGGTGATGACCCGCAGCAGCGCCGACCAGCGCGGACTTGTCTCCGGCCTGCTCAATCTGTCGCGCAACCTCGGTCTGATCACCGGCGCGTCCTTCATGGGCGCCGTCTTCGCCGCGGGCGCGGGCGAGTCCGACTTTACTTCGCTCGCGCCGCAGGCTGCCACTGCCGGCCTCATGGCTGCCTTCACCGTCGCCGGTTGCTTCGTGCTGGCAGCGCTGCTGCTTGCCGTGCGCTCCGTCGTCGCAACTCGGCGTGCAGAGCAACTGCGCGCCGAGTGA
- a CDS encoding flavin reductase family protein, whose amino-acid sequence MIARAAVELNKAYLLLNHGPVTLVSSAANGRRNVMAASWAMPLDFDPPKVAVVIDRSTLTRELVEASGEFVLNIPSRRIAQTVLAAGSSSGREGDKLAALGVATEPAAQVGAPLVDGCLAWLECRVIPEPDNQRKYDLFIAEVVAAWADPAVFANGRWRFADEAQRTIHYRAGGHFFATGEGFQA is encoded by the coding sequence ATGATCGCGCGCGCCGCCGTCGAACTCAACAAGGCCTATCTGCTGCTCAACCACGGCCCGGTCACGCTGGTGAGCAGCGCCGCCAACGGCCGGCGCAACGTCATGGCGGCCTCGTGGGCGATGCCGCTGGACTTCGATCCACCCAAGGTGGCGGTGGTGATCGACCGCAGCACGCTGACCCGTGAGTTGGTCGAGGCGAGCGGCGAGTTCGTGCTCAACATCCCCTCGCGGCGCATCGCGCAGACGGTGCTGGCGGCGGGCTCCAGCAGCGGGCGCGAGGGCGACAAGCTCGCCGCCCTCGGTGTGGCCACCGAACCGGCGGCCCAGGTGGGCGCGCCGTTGGTGGACGGCTGCCTGGCCTGGCTGGAATGCCGGGTGATCCCGGAGCCGGACAATCAGCGCAAGTACGACCTGTTCATCGCCGAAGTGGTGGCGGCCTGGGCCGATCCGGCGGTGTTCGCCAACGGCCGCTGGCGCTTTGCCGACGAGGCGCAGCGCACCATCCACTACCGTGCCGGCGGGCATTTCTTTGCCACCGGAGAGGGCTTTCAGGCCTGA
- a CDS encoding carboxymuconolactone decarboxylase family protein, with product MEPRLNFFKANPEAMQAMTGIEQRIARSGLEKPLMELVRLRTSQINGCAYCLDVHTADARKGGEDERRLATLGVWRETPFFNERERAALEWAEALTTVADARVPDEVWARVAPRFTAEEIVDLTLLVNAINAWNRFAIAFRKRPA from the coding sequence ATGGAACCCCGTCTCAACTTCTTCAAAGCCAATCCCGAAGCCATGCAGGCGATGACTGGAATCGAGCAGCGCATCGCCCGTTCCGGCCTGGAAAAGCCGCTGATGGAACTCGTTCGCCTGCGCACCTCGCAGATCAACGGCTGCGCCTACTGCCTGGACGTGCACACCGCCGATGCGCGCAAGGGCGGCGAGGACGAACGCCGTCTTGCCACCCTCGGCGTCTGGCGCGAAACGCCTTTCTTCAACGAGCGCGAGCGTGCCGCGCTGGAGTGGGCCGAGGCGCTCACCACGGTGGCGGATGCGCGGGTGCCCGACGAGGTGTGGGCCCGCGTCGCGCCCCGGTTCACGGCGGAGGAGATTGTCGACCTGACCTTGCTGGTCAACGCCATCAACGCCTGGAACCGCTTCGCCATCGCCTTCCGCAAGCGTCCAGCTTGA
- a CDS encoding DUF6152 family protein, translated as MHTITTPRAWLAAFALLAGLLLAQAAPAHHGWGWASDQEFELSGTITAVRLGNPHGELTVDVDGQSWVVEVGQPWRNRRAGLDDELLRVGTRVTVHGHRATDPARRLIKAERLVIDGKDYVLYPDRES; from the coding sequence ATGCACACGATCACCACACCACGGGCCTGGCTCGCGGCATTCGCGCTGCTCGCCGGCCTGCTGCTGGCGCAGGCCGCACCCGCCCACCACGGCTGGGGCTGGGCCAGCGATCAGGAGTTCGAACTCAGCGGCACGATCACCGCGGTGCGCCTGGGCAATCCTCACGGCGAACTGACCGTGGATGTCGACGGCCAGAGCTGGGTGGTCGAAGTCGGCCAGCCGTGGCGCAACCGCCGCGCCGGGCTCGACGACGAACTGCTGCGGGTGGGCACCCGCGTCACCGTCCACGGCCACCGCGCCACCGATCCGGCGCGCCGGTTGATCAAGGCCGAGCGCCTCGTCATCGACGGCAAGGACTACGTGCTCTACCCGGACCGGGAATCCTGA
- a CDS encoding class I SAM-dependent methyltransferase, with protein sequence MESKAVPAWADQEDVDGGAAPDGTARSMGREEWNRRYAVSEFLWTVDANRFLVAEAAGLPPGRALDLATGEGRNAVWLAEQGWDVWAVDFAELGLQKARRLADARGVTGRVSFEVADLRSYRPEPGGFDLVTLTYLQIPQAELQPILLKAAQAVAPGGTFLLVAHDTSNRADGFGGPQDPAVLYTAEEVVTAVEHELVIEKAHTVERLVDTDDGPRVAIDCLVRGRRLP encoded by the coding sequence ATGGAGTCGAAAGCTGTGCCCGCTTGGGCAGATCAAGAGGATGTCGACGGGGGCGCCGCGCCCGACGGCACTGCGCGCTCCATGGGGCGCGAGGAATGGAATCGGCGCTACGCGGTGAGCGAGTTTCTGTGGACCGTCGACGCCAACCGCTTCCTAGTCGCGGAGGCGGCAGGTTTGCCGCCGGGGCGGGCGCTGGACCTGGCCACCGGCGAAGGACGCAACGCCGTCTGGCTGGCCGAGCAGGGCTGGGATGTGTGGGCCGTCGATTTTGCCGAGCTGGGCTTGCAGAAAGCCCGGCGACTGGCGGACGCGCGCGGCGTGACGGGGCGCGTGAGCTTCGAGGTCGCGGACCTGCGCAGCTATCGGCCCGAGCCCGGCGGCTTCGATCTGGTCACGCTGACTTATCTGCAGATTCCTCAAGCGGAGCTGCAACCGATCCTGCTGAAGGCCGCGCAGGCCGTGGCGCCGGGCGGCACCTTCCTGCTCGTCGCCCACGATACATCGAACCGGGCCGACGGCTTCGGCGGCCCACAGGACCCCGCGGTGCTCTACACGGCGGAGGAGGTGGTGACCGCCGTCGAGCACGAGCTGGTCATCGAGAAGGCGCACACCGTAGAGCGCCTCGTCGACACCGACGATGGCCCGCGGGTGGCCATCGATTGCCTCGTGCGCGGCAGGAGGTTGCCATGA
- a CDS encoding LysR family transcriptional regulator, giving the protein MELYHLRTFLAVAEAGHLTRAAEALCISQPAVSAHVKALEAELGLDLFERTPRGMALTPAGAALLDEARQVFGAVDAFRRKAGGLRDELIGAVRIGLNTDAAFLRVAALQQCLRARHPRLEVEFLSGTTGANLPKLRQGRLDACFMSGPVDAAEFDSRLLCEEEMAIAAPLAWRERLGDTSVAALAQLPWIHNSPDRIQHQVMAQLFEALPALPRRAAMANQKDAVLALVAAETGLAVTRRKDIEEAAQRRPLFAIPLPLDAPAPTVSLRFAWLARRGEEAPVRAVVAAIEEVWALDGHESGATADER; this is encoded by the coding sequence ATGGAGCTCTATCACCTGCGCACCTTCCTCGCCGTGGCCGAAGCCGGCCACCTCACGCGTGCCGCGGAAGCCCTGTGCATCAGCCAGCCCGCGGTCAGCGCGCATGTGAAGGCGCTGGAAGCCGAGCTGGGCCTGGACCTGTTCGAACGCACCCCGCGCGGCATGGCGCTGACGCCGGCCGGCGCGGCCTTGCTGGATGAGGCACGGCAGGTGTTCGGCGCGGTCGATGCCTTCAGGCGCAAGGCCGGCGGGCTGCGCGACGAACTCATCGGCGCGGTGCGCATCGGGCTCAACACCGACGCGGCCTTCCTGCGCGTGGCGGCGCTGCAGCAGTGCCTGCGGGCCCGCCATCCGCGCCTGGAGGTGGAGTTCCTCTCCGGCACCACCGGCGCCAACCTGCCCAAGCTGCGCCAGGGGCGGCTGGATGCCTGCTTCATGAGCGGCCCGGTGGATGCGGCCGAGTTCGACAGTCGCCTGCTATGCGAGGAGGAGATGGCCATCGCCGCGCCGCTGGCCTGGCGCGAGCGGCTTGGCGACACCAGCGTGGCCGCGCTGGCGCAGCTCCCGTGGATCCACAACTCGCCCGACCGCATCCAGCACCAGGTCATGGCCCAGCTGTTCGAGGCGCTGCCGGCGCTGCCGCGGCGCGCGGCAATGGCCAACCAGAAGGACGCCGTGCTCGCCTTGGTGGCGGCCGAAACCGGTCTGGCCGTCACCCGCCGCAAGGACATCGAGGAGGCGGCGCAGCGCCGGCCGCTGTTCGCCATCCCCCTGCCGCTCGATGCGCCCGCGCCAACGGTGAGCCTGCGCTTCGCCTGGCTGGCGCGCCGCGGCGAGGAAGCGCCGGTGCGAGCGGTGGTTGCGGCGATCGAGGAGGTCTGGGCGCTGGATGGGCACGAATCCGGCGCGACGGCGGACGAACGCTAG
- a CDS encoding LysR family transcriptional regulator — protein sequence MSRPDFNLLLTLDVLLAEGNVARAAERLRLSPSAMSRALARLRETTGDALLVRAGRGLVPTPRALELREKVSELVQDVEAALRPAEEPDLATLERSFTLRTGEGFVENFGPSLLARVAQAAPGIRLGFVPKLDRDSSALRDGTVDLETGVLGSGMGPEIRVQALFRDRFIGVVRAGHLLCGEEITPSSFARGRHIGLSRRGVPHGPVDDALAALGLQRNVVTTVGGFSTAVALARASDLIASVPERHTGNLRDGMYSFVLPFAVPEITVSLFWHPRLHGDAVHRWLRGVILDVCRPPR from the coding sequence ATGTCAAGGCCCGATTTCAACCTGCTCCTCACGCTGGACGTGCTGCTGGCCGAAGGCAACGTGGCGCGCGCGGCAGAGCGCCTGCGGCTGAGCCCATCGGCGATGAGCCGCGCGCTGGCCCGCCTGCGCGAGACGACGGGTGATGCGCTGCTGGTCCGTGCCGGACGCGGGCTTGTACCCACACCGCGCGCGCTGGAACTGCGTGAGAAGGTGAGCGAGTTGGTGCAGGACGTGGAAGCCGCGTTGCGACCGGCGGAAGAACCAGATCTGGCGACGCTGGAACGCAGCTTTACCCTGCGCACCGGCGAAGGCTTCGTCGAGAACTTCGGACCGTCGCTGCTGGCCCGCGTAGCCCAGGCGGCGCCGGGCATCCGCCTGGGCTTCGTGCCCAAGCTCGACCGCGACAGCAGCGCGCTGCGCGACGGCACGGTGGATCTGGAAACCGGCGTGCTCGGCAGCGGCATGGGCCCCGAAATTCGTGTGCAGGCGCTGTTTCGCGACCGTTTCATCGGCGTGGTACGCGCCGGACACCTGCTTTGCGGCGAGGAGATCACGCCTTCCTCATTCGCCAGGGGCCGGCATATCGGCCTCTCGCGGCGCGGCGTGCCGCACGGCCCGGTCGACGATGCACTGGCTGCCCTGGGGCTGCAGCGCAATGTCGTCACCACCGTCGGTGGCTTCTCGACCGCCGTAGCGCTGGCGCGGGCTTCGGACTTGATCGCGAGCGTGCCCGAGCGCCACACAGGAAACCTGCGCGACGGCATGTATTCGTTTGTCCTGCCCTTTGCCGTTCCCGAAATTACCGTATCACTGTTCTGGCACCCGAGGCTTCACGGGGACGCAGTACATCGCTGGCTTCGCGGGGTGATATTGGATGTCTGTAGGCCCCCGCGGTGA
- a CDS encoding cupin domain-containing protein, with the protein MHKTLTVFSGATTAPEFDRPRPDRLVAGNPLRTTREHFERDGMSAGTWSCEPGAWRIAFAEGTDEFFHVISGRIRITDEAGTAREFGPGEACVIPSGFTGLFEVLEPVTKHYVFMRRPTDSA; encoded by the coding sequence ATGCACAAGACCCTGACCGTATTCAGCGGCGCCACCACCGCGCCCGAGTTCGACCGCCCGCGCCCCGACCGCCTGGTGGCCGGCAACCCGCTGCGCACCACCCGGGAGCATTTCGAGCGCGACGGCATGTCCGCCGGCACCTGGTCGTGCGAACCCGGCGCCTGGCGCATCGCCTTCGCCGAGGGCACCGACGAGTTCTTCCATGTGATCAGCGGGCGCATCCGCATCACCGACGAGGCCGGCACGGCGCGCGAATTCGGCCCCGGCGAGGCCTGCGTGATTCCGTCCGGCTTCACCGGCCTGTTCGAGGTGCTGGAGCCGGTGACCAAGCACTACGTGTTCATGCGCCGGCCGACCGATTCGGCGTAG
- a CDS encoding efflux transporter outer membrane subunit, with amino-acid sequence MTKRTLTRLPLLLASLLVLAGCSLAPAYQRPAVATPAAFKEADPEAAALWKTAAPAEDQHRGEWWTIFADDTLNALEVEALAANQDLAAAAARLAQARALEGTARAERLPQIDAGFGPSRQRPSPASQGLAADADTSPSTLWRAQATIGYEVDLFGRVASAVDAAGADREQREALLRSVQLALQADVAQAYFLLRELDAEQALFGATVRLREEALHLLQRRFEAGDIGELDVARARTELAAAQAEAHGIARRRAAAEHALAILLGKPPAAFDFAPQPLARVAVEVPPGLPSELLERRPDIAAAERAMAAANARIGIARAAFFPRLTLTGALGYESAELGDLFRWSSRSFLLGPLAGTVLSLPIFDGGRRDAELARSRAAYEEDVARYRQTVLEAFREVEDGLSALRTLAAQSRAQDEALSAAERAARLSQFQYREGATSYFEVIDADRSVLQQRRTAVQLDGERARTAVALIRALGGGWDEALAPGEASGPAQIARRD; translated from the coding sequence ATGACCAAACGAACCCTCACCCGCCTCCCGCTGTTGCTCGCATCCCTGCTGGTGCTGGCTGGCTGCTCGCTGGCTCCGGCCTACCAGCGCCCCGCGGTGGCCACCCCGGCAGCCTTCAAGGAGGCCGACCCCGAAGCCGCGGCGCTCTGGAAGACCGCGGCTCCGGCCGAGGACCAGCATCGCGGCGAATGGTGGACGATCTTCGCCGACGACACCCTGAACGCGCTCGAGGTCGAGGCCCTGGCCGCCAACCAGGACCTCGCCGCCGCCGCCGCGCGCCTCGCCCAGGCGCGCGCGCTGGAAGGCACGGCACGCGCCGAGCGCCTGCCGCAGATCGACGCCGGATTCGGCCCCAGCCGCCAGCGCCCGTCGCCGGCCTCGCAGGGGCTGGCGGCCGACGCCGACACCTCGCCGTCCACGCTGTGGCGCGCGCAGGCGACGATCGGCTACGAAGTCGATCTGTTTGGCCGCGTGGCCTCGGCGGTGGATGCCGCCGGCGCCGACCGCGAACAGCGTGAAGCGCTGCTGCGCTCGGTGCAGCTCGCGCTGCAGGCCGACGTCGCGCAAGCCTACTTCCTGCTGCGCGAGCTCGACGCCGAGCAGGCCCTGTTCGGCGCCACCGTGCGCCTGCGCGAGGAAGCCCTGCATCTCTTGCAGCGCCGCTTCGAGGCCGGCGACATCGGCGAGCTGGACGTCGCCCGCGCGCGCACCGAGCTGGCCGCGGCGCAGGCCGAGGCGCACGGCATCGCACGCCGCCGCGCCGCCGCCGAGCATGCGCTCGCCATCCTGCTCGGCAAGCCGCCGGCGGCCTTCGACTTCGCTCCGCAGCCGCTCGCCCGCGTGGCGGTGGAAGTGCCGCCCGGCCTGCCCTCGGAACTGCTCGAACGCCGCCCCGACATCGCCGCCGCCGAACGCGCCATGGCCGCGGCCAACGCGCGCATCGGCATCGCCCGCGCGGCCTTCTTCCCGCGCCTGACCCTGACCGGCGCGCTCGGCTACGAATCGGCCGAGCTCGGCGACCTGTTCCGCTGGTCCAGCCGCAGCTTCCTGCTCGGTCCGCTCGCCGGCACCGTGCTGTCGCTGCCGATCTTCGACGGTGGCCGGCGCGATGCGGAGCTCGCACGCAGCCGCGCGGCGTACGAGGAAGACGTCGCGCGCTATCGCCAGACCGTGCTCGAAGCCTTCCGCGAGGTCGAGGACGGCCTCTCGGCATTGCGCACCCTGGCCGCCCAGAGCCGCGCGCAGGACGAAGCCCTGTCCGCCGCCGAACGCGCCGCCCGCCTGTCGCAATTTCAGTACCGCGAAGGCGCCACCAGCTACTTCGAGGTCATCGACGCCGACCGCAGCGTGCTGCAGCAGCGCCGCACCGCAGTGCAGCTCGACGGCGAACGCGCACGCACCGCAGTGGCGCTGATCCGCGCGCTGGGTGGCGGTTGGGACGAGGCGCTGGCGCCGGGCGAGGCCAGCGGGCCGGCGCAGATCGCGCGGCGCGACTGA
- a CDS encoding efflux RND transporter permease subunit, translating to MNISKFFIDRPIFAGVLSVLILLGGLLAMFQLPISEYPEVVPPSVVVRAQYPGANPKVIAETVASPLEEAINGVEDMLYMQSQANSDGNLALTVHFRLGMDPDKAQQLVQNRVSQALPRLPEDVQRLGVTTVKSSPTLTLVVHLVSPDDRYDATYLRNYAVLNVKDRLSRIAGVGEVAIWGAGNYAMRVWLDPHKVAQRGLTASDVVRAIREQNVQVAAGVIGASPTLPEVPLQFSVNARGRLSTEAEFRDIVLKTAPDGGVTRLADVARVELDAAEYGLRSLLDNKPAIGMGIMQSPGANALAVSSAVRAAMAELKQDFPDSVDYRIEYDPTQFVRASIKAVVFTLLEAVALVVLVVILFLQTWRASIIPLLAVPVSIIGTFALMLAFGYSVNALSLFGMVLAIGIVVDDAIVVVENVERNIAAGLSPRDATYRAMQEVSGPIIAIALTLVAVFVPLAFMTGLTGQFYKQFAMTIAISTVISAFNSLTLSPALAALLLKGHHGNERPDWLTRVMNRAFGGFFARFNRFFGRASESYGRGVTGAINRKSKVMGVYALLLALAAGVAWVLPGGFVPAQDKQYLISFAQLPNGASLDRTEDVIRRMSAIALEQPGVESAIAFPGLSINGFTNSSSAGIVFVTLKPFAERRSAELSAGAIAGALNGQYAAIKDSFIAVFPPPPVMGLGTLGGFKLQIQDRGALGYAELDAAAKAFIAAAQQAPELGPSFTSYQINVPQLNVDLDRVKAKQLGVPVTEVFDTMQIYLGSLYVNDFNRFGRVYQVRAQADAPYRARPEDIGQLKTRNAAGDMVPLSSLVQVRNSFGPEMVVRYNGYTAADINGGPAPGYSSDQAEAAAERIAAEVLPPGIRFEWTDLTYQKILAGNAGVWIFPLSVLLVFLVLAAQYESLTLPLAVIMIVPTSIFAALTGVWLTGGDNNLFTQIGLMVLVGLSAKNAILIVEFARELELQGMRALDAAIEASRLRLRPILMTSIAFIMGVVPLVLSTGAGSEMRQAMGIAVFFGMLGVTLFGLFLTPVFYVLLRTLGGARKLHTASPHAAPIVAPHDAPHGA from the coding sequence ATGAACATCTCCAAGTTCTTCATAGACCGGCCGATCTTCGCCGGCGTGCTCTCCGTCCTGATCCTGCTCGGCGGCCTGCTGGCGATGTTCCAGCTGCCGATCTCCGAGTACCCGGAGGTGGTGCCGCCCTCGGTGGTGGTGCGCGCCCAGTACCCCGGCGCCAACCCCAAGGTGATCGCCGAGACCGTGGCTTCGCCCCTGGAAGAGGCGATCAACGGCGTCGAGGACATGCTCTACATGCAGTCGCAGGCGAACAGCGACGGCAACCTCGCGCTGACCGTGCATTTCCGCCTCGGCATGGACCCGGACAAGGCCCAGCAGCTGGTGCAGAACCGCGTCTCGCAGGCCCTGCCGCGCCTGCCCGAGGACGTGCAGCGCCTCGGCGTGACCACGGTGAAAAGCTCGCCCACGCTGACCCTGGTGGTGCACCTGGTCTCCCCGGACGACCGCTACGACGCCACCTACCTGCGCAACTACGCGGTGCTCAACGTCAAGGACCGCCTGTCGCGCATCGCCGGCGTCGGCGAAGTGGCGATCTGGGGCGCCGGCAACTACGCCATGCGGGTGTGGCTGGACCCGCACAAGGTCGCCCAGCGCGGACTGACCGCGAGCGACGTGGTGCGTGCGATCCGCGAGCAGAACGTGCAGGTCGCCGCCGGCGTGATCGGCGCCTCGCCCACGCTGCCCGAGGTGCCGCTGCAGTTCTCGGTGAATGCGCGCGGGCGCCTCTCCACCGAAGCGGAGTTCCGCGACATCGTGCTCAAGACCGCGCCCGACGGCGGCGTCACCCGCCTGGCCGACGTCGCCCGCGTCGAGCTGGATGCGGCGGAATACGGCCTGCGCTCGCTGCTCGACAACAAGCCGGCGATCGGCATGGGCATCATGCAGTCGCCCGGCGCCAACGCGCTGGCGGTTTCCTCTGCGGTGCGCGCGGCGATGGCCGAGCTCAAGCAGGACTTCCCGGATTCGGTCGATTACCGCATCGAGTACGACCCCACCCAGTTCGTGCGCGCCAGCATCAAGGCGGTGGTGTTCACCCTGCTGGAAGCGGTCGCCCTGGTGGTGCTGGTGGTGATCCTCTTCCTGCAGACCTGGCGTGCCTCCATCATCCCGCTGCTGGCGGTGCCGGTGTCCATCATCGGCACCTTCGCGCTGATGCTGGCCTTCGGCTACTCGGTCAACGCGCTGTCGCTGTTCGGCATGGTGCTGGCGATCGGCATCGTGGTCGATGACGCGATCGTCGTGGTGGAGAACGTCGAGCGCAACATCGCCGCCGGGCTTAGTCCACGCGACGCCACCTACCGCGCGATGCAGGAAGTCAGCGGGCCGATCATCGCCATCGCGCTGACCCTGGTCGCGGTGTTCGTGCCGCTCGCCTTCATGACCGGGCTGACCGGGCAGTTCTACAAGCAGTTCGCGATGACCATCGCCATCTCCACGGTGATCTCGGCGTTCAACTCGCTGACCCTGTCGCCCGCGCTCGCCGCGCTGCTGCTCAAGGGCCACCACGGCAACGAGCGCCCGGACTGGCTGACCCGCGTGATGAACCGCGCCTTCGGCGGCTTCTTCGCGCGCTTCAACCGCTTCTTCGGGCGCGCCTCGGAAAGCTACGGGCGCGGCGTGACCGGCGCGATCAACCGCAAGAGCAAGGTCATGGGCGTCTACGCGCTGCTGCTGGCGCTCGCCGCCGGCGTGGCCTGGGTGCTGCCCGGCGGCTTCGTGCCGGCGCAGGACAAGCAGTACCTGATCAGCTTCGCCCAACTGCCCAACGGCGCCTCGCTCGACCGCACCGAGGACGTGATCCGCCGCATGAGCGCGATCGCCCTGGAGCAGCCCGGCGTGGAGAGCGCGATCGCCTTCCCCGGCCTGTCGATCAACGGCTTCACCAACAGCTCGTCGGCGGGCATCGTCTTCGTGACGCTGAAGCCCTTCGCCGAACGCCGTTCGGCCGAACTCTCCGCCGGGGCAATCGCCGGCGCGCTCAACGGCCAGTACGCCGCGATCAAGGATTCCTTCATCGCGGTGTTCCCGCCGCCGCCGGTGATGGGCCTGGGCACGCTGGGCGGCTTCAAGCTGCAGATCCAGGACCGCGGCGCGCTCGGCTACGCGGAGCTGGACGCCGCCGCCAAGGCTTTCATCGCCGCCGCGCAGCAGGCGCCCGAGCTGGGGCCGAGCTTCACCAGCTACCAGATCAACGTGCCGCAGCTCAACGTCGATCTCGACCGCGTGAAGGCCAAGCAGCTCGGCGTGCCGGTCACCGAGGTGTTCGACACCATGCAGATCTACCTCGGTTCGCTGTACGTGAACGACTTCAACCGCTTCGGCCGCGTCTACCAGGTGCGCGCCCAGGCCGACGCGCCGTACCGCGCGCGCCCCGAGGACATCGGCCAGCTCAAGACGCGCAACGCCGCCGGCGACATGGTGCCGCTGTCCTCGCTGGTGCAGGTGAGGAACAGCTTCGGCCCGGAGATGGTGGTGCGCTACAACGGCTACACCGCCGCCGACATCAACGGCGGGCCGGCGCCCGGCTACTCGTCCGACCAGGCCGAGGCCGCCGCCGAGCGCATCGCCGCCGAGGTGCTGCCGCCGGGCATCAGGTTCGAATGGACCGACCTGACCTACCAGAAGATCCTCGCCGGCAACGCGGGCGTGTGGATCTTCCCGCTCTCGGTGCTGCTGGTCTTCCTGGTGCTCGCCGCGCAGTACGAGAGCCTGACCCTGCCGCTGGCGGTGATCATGATCGTGCCGACCAGCATCTTCGCCGCGCTCACCGGGGTATGGCTGACCGGCGGCGACAACAACCTGTTCACCCAGATCGGCCTGATGGTGCTGGTCGGGCTGTCGGCCAAGAACGCCATCCTGATCGTCGAGTTCGCCCGCGAGCTGGAGCTGCAGGGCATGCGCGCGCTGGATGCCGCAATCGAGGCCAGCCGCCTGCGCCTGCGCCCCATCCTGATGACCTCGATCGCCTTCATCATGGGCGTGGTGCCGCTGGTGCTGTCCACCGGCGCCGGGTCCGAGATGCGCCAGGCGATGGGCATCGCGGTGTTCTTCGGCATGCTCGGCGTGACCCTGTTCGGCCTTTTCCTGACCCCGGTGTTCTACGTGCTGCTGCGCACCCTGGGCGGTGCGCGCAAGCTGCACACCGCCAGCCCGCACGCCGCGCCCATCGTGGCGCCGCACGACGCGCCGCACGGAGCCTGA